ACACCATCGACTTCTACGGCTACACCGCCATGCAGCAGAACCCCGACTGCCAGTACATAGTCCCGAAGGGAGAGAGCATCATAAACGGCGACCCGATAGCCCTCCTTGCCAAGGCCCAGCACCCCGAGGCGGCACAGGCCTTCATCTACTGGGTCCTAACTGAGGGCCAGGCCATCTGGATGAGTCCCGACGTCAACAGGCTGCCCATCAACCCGCAGATATTCGACACCGAAGTGACCAAGGAGTACGCAGACATAATCTTCAAGGGCCAGCATGAGGGAGAGACCTACGGTGAGGCCAGGCCCTCACTCGAGAAGGCCTACCAGGACGCCATAAACGCCGAGGGAATCCCGTTCGATGACAAGCGCGCCCTCGAGACCGTCAGCGCACTCCAGTACTACTTCAAGGCCACACTCGTTGACCCGAACCAGAAACTTCACGACGCATGGGTCGCCATAGTCCAGGCATACAGGGATGGTAAGATAACCGAGGAGCAGTTCAACCAGCTCAAGGACGAGCTAACTGCGCCGATAGAGTTCAAGGATCCGGAGACCGGCAAGATGGTGACTTTCACCGAGGACTACGCCAAGAGCATAAACGACAGGATAACGAAGGACAGGAACTTCCAGGACCAGCTCGTCCAGGAGTGGCGCCAGGCCGCCGGCAACAAGTACGACAAGGTTCTTCAGGACCTCCAGAACATGATCGGCTGAAGGTTGATGCCTTCCTGCACATTTCTTCCCTTTTCCCCCAACTTTTCACTACGGAGAAATCAACAAATTTTTGGAAATATTTAAATAGGCCAGACTTCGACCAACTCAGAGTGACGTGTGTGGCCTGAAGCGGAACGGAGGTTGATGCTCAATGAAGGTTAGCAAGTGGAGCGAGAGACTCTTCGGAACGCCGATATTCGACCCGGTCGTGACGACGTCGTTCATGTTTCCACTCCTGTACCTGATAGCGTTTCTCATAATACCAGTGCTGGCGATGCTGGCCATAGCCTTCGTCTACAACGGCCATTTCTCCCTGTACTGGTTCAAGAACATCCTGACCTCTGACTACTACATCAGTTTCAGACCGACGGGAGAGTTCTACAGACTCGTCACGATGCCCAGCGGGGAGCAGATATACTACGTCCAGGGCGTTGACTTTGGAGTTATACTAAACTCGATAATAGTGTCCCTCAGCGTCATGTTCCTGACGACCATCCTCGGAACGATATTCGCCTTCGTGATGGCCCGCTACAACTTCCCGGGCAAGAACATCGTCAGAATCCTGCTCTTTGTGCCCCTCCTGGTTACGCCCTTCGTCAACGTCTTCATCGTCAAGAAGATGTTCCTCCCCGACGGACTCATCAACTGGATCTTCTACGACATCCTGCACGTCTTCCCGCACAGGATCGTTATCGACGGTCTCGTCGGCGTCGTGGTTGCCCAGGCCATGACGTACTACCCGATAGTCTACCTCAACGCCTACGCGAGCTTCATCAACATCGACCCAACGCTCGAGGAGCAGGCCGAGAACCTTGGAAGCGGGAGCTTCCACCTCTTCAGGACGGTGACCTTCCCGCTCGCCCTTCCGGGAATAGCTGCCGGAGCGACTCTCGTCGGCATATTCAGCCTCGAGGACCTCGCGGCCCCGATAGTCTTCCAGGGCAACCCGCTGGCGAGGAAGCTCATGTCCTTCCAGATCTACAGCGCCTTCACGAGCGGTTTCAACGTCGGAAGCCCGCAGCTGGCGGCGCTGGCGATAATTATGCTCACAATAGCCATTCTGATGTTCCTTGGAATCAGGAAGTACGTCAGCATGAGGCAGTACGCGATGCTCAGCAAGGGCGGAAGGTGGAAGCCCAGGATAGCGAAACCCAAGGGCTGGCAGGGGGCCATAATCTACCTCCTCGTTATCCCGATGCTCCTCATATCGATATTCCCGCAGGTCGGTGTCGTCCTGCTGGCCTTCAGCGAGAGCTGGTCAGGAACGTGGCCGGAGGGCTTCACCACCGAGCACATAATGAGCATCGTAACTCAGCCGGACATAGAGAGGGTGATAATGAACAGCATCATGTACTCCACCGCCGCCATAATCGTCATCCTTCTCCTCTCACTAACGGCCTCCTACGCCTCAAGCAGGTTCAAGAAGAGCCAGCTCGGCCCGGTTCTC
This window of the Thermococcus siculi genome carries:
- a CDS encoding ABC transporter permease, with protein sequence MKVSKWSERLFGTPIFDPVVTTSFMFPLLYLIAFLIIPVLAMLAIAFVYNGHFSLYWFKNILTSDYYISFRPTGEFYRLVTMPSGEQIYYVQGVDFGVILNSIIVSLSVMFLTTILGTIFAFVMARYNFPGKNIVRILLFVPLLVTPFVNVFIVKKMFLPDGLINWIFYDILHVFPHRIVIDGLVGVVVAQAMTYYPIVYLNAYASFINIDPTLEEQAENLGSGSFHLFRTVTFPLALPGIAAGATLVGIFSLEDLAAPIVFQGNPLARKLMSFQIYSAFTSGFNVGSPQLAALAIIMLTIAILMFLGIRKYVSMRQYAMLSKGGRWKPRIAKPKGWQGAIIYLLVIPMLLISIFPQVGVVLLAFSESWSGTWPEGFTTEHIMSIVTQPDIERVIMNSIMYSTAAIIVILLLSLTASYASSRFKKSQLGPVLDSLSTIPIAVPGIVIAMGYFFFFAKVFPDTPLDPTNLLGFNPALVLVLAYSIRRLPFAARSISAGIQQVHVSLEEAALNLGAGRWKALTGILMPLILLNLLGGAMLSFVYCMSETSVGITLGSINPEYYPITARMVELMTSAVGSANLAAALGVFLMVVQIIAIVLANLITKQRYSFIGLT